Below is a genomic region from Prevotella melaninogenica.
ACATCTCTAATGATGCTGCGCGCAAGTTCTATGAACAGCAAGGATTACCCAAAGCCGAACCAGCTTTTGAGATTCAATATCCTACAGGTGCCACCAATGGTTCTGACTCATCAAACAAGGCATTCTCTATCAAGGGAGATAAAGAAGCGGTTTCTCACTTGTTGATGCAGTGCCGTCATTGCATTCGTTATTCGCTCGGCTATTGTGTGAAACGTGGTGGACAGAAACCTACTTGGCGTGAACCGCTCTTCCTCGAACTCCCAGATAAGCGTCGTTTCCGCTTAGAATTTGACTGTAAGAACTGTCAGATGAATGTGTGCAACGTTACGTAATTGAAAATCATAACCCATAGTTTATCATCATGATTACGAATAAATGGAATCCCAAAGGACAAGGACTTGCGCAGACTTCAATAACGAAGAAGACTAACAGCTGTGCTGGTCTACGCTGTGGTATCGTGGGAGGAATCTTCCTCTTACTACTTAGCTTCTTATTTACAGGTTGTTATCATAAGAAGACTCCTTCGTCTTTCCGCTTGCCAGATAGTATTCAAGAGGCACAGATTTCTCGACGAATAGAAGCAGAAGGCGACTCCATTTTGAAGGATAAAGATAGTGATGACATAGAATGGAGTGGCACGCGGAGTAAGGTAGACTCCCTGGCTTTTCGTGTAAAACACCATTATTCGCAAGGGTTTAACTTTATTGTAACGGCAGATTCATTGATGCTTCTTCGTCAACAACCAGAAGAGGCTGTAAACAAGATGGAAACAGATTCCTTTGCTGTGAAGAATGGAAAGGAAGTTGTTGTGGCTGATATTCGTATTCTTCCCATTGATAAGCAGGATTCAGTTTGGGTACAGATTGCAACGGAAGACTATGCCTTTGGCTGGATTCATGAGTCTCGTCTGTTAAAACAAGTAGACCCAGCAGACCCAATTTCGCAGTTTATCTCTACGTTCTCAAACATTCACTTACTCATTTTTTGATTGTTATCTCAATCATGGCTGTAGGTTATTTGGCACGTAAGATATTGAAGAAGAACGCACACATCGTACATTTTAATGACATTAGTTCGTTTTATCCCACGCTGTTAGCCGTCATCGTGGCGCTTTCTGCAGCCTTCTATGCAAGCATTCAGCTCTTTGCACCCGAGACATGGCGTGAGTTCTACTTCCACCCCTCCCTTAATCCCTTCTCACAACCCATATTACTCAATATCTTCTTAGTTCTTGTCTGGGCTATGCTCATCATCGGTATTGCTACGATTGACGATGTACGAAGACTATTGAAGTCAGGAGAAGCCCTACTCTATCTTAGCGGTTTAGGTGCAGTATGTGCCGTGAATTACATCGTTTTTTCTGTACTCACCTTATATTATATAGGCTATCCACTTCTCATTGCCTATATCTATTATGCCTTCCGCATCTATCTACGCAAGAGCAGTGAGACTTATTATTGCGGAAACTGTGGTGTACGCCTGCATAGAAAAGGAAGATGTCCACACTGTGGAGCTGTGAATGAGTAATAAAAAGTACGCATTAGATAGAACTTTGAACAGACTTTACATCAGAAATAGACCTCCATTAGTTTAGAATTTTATTTACATTTTGATAGCCGTTTTTACCTTATTCTTAGGGTAAAAACGGCTATTTTCATTCCCTTTATAAGTAGCAAGCAATCAGATAGTTACAAAACAGCAAAGTAAAAGGTACCTAATTAGACTTCAAAAGGGCGTTAATAAGACTTCAATAGAGCGTTAATAAGACTTCAATAGAGCGTCTTTAAGAAGCCTAAAGGGCATCTATTCGAGTCCAATTAATCATATATTGATTTTTACATAATGATAAAATCCTGACATATTCATATAAGGTAGCTGATAGAATAAGCCCTTTCATAATTCTTATCCAGCCCCACTTATGTGGCTGTATCCCAACAGAATATTTGTAATATTCCTAATAAATTAGGATTGTTTATTATGTTTTTTATGCTTACCTTTGTCATCATTAACGATTTATAAAAACATTAGAAATAAGATTATATGATTAAGTCTAAACTTAGTATTGCCCTTTTAATGGCGACATCTTTGCCTATAGGAATGCAAGCTAACAACATTATCGAAAGCGGAGATACTTCCCGCGTCTATGATATTGACGAAGTTGTCGTCATAGACCAACCAAAGGAGGCTTTCCGTCTGCGCCAGCAACCATTGAGCAGCACTTCTTTCAATGGTGATTTGATTCGTAGCCTCAATGTGCAGGATGTTCGTAATCTTTCTGTGTTTGTCCCATCATTCTCTATGCCTGAGTATGGAAGCCGTTACACATCTTCTATATATATGCGCGGTATCGGCTCACGTGTCTACTCACCAGCTGTGGGTATTTATGTAGATGGTATGCCCATCTTGAGCAAGAGTGCGTTTAATTTCCACACATACGATGTCGACCGCGTCGACGTTCTACATGGTCCGCAGGGTACGCTTTATGGTATGAATACCGAAGGTGGATTGATTCGACTCTATAGTCGTAACCCTTTCCAATATCAAGGGACGGATGTAAAACTCTCTATTGGTTCGAAACTGCATCGTCAGATTGAGGCAAGTCATTATGAGAAACTGAATGATAAGATGGCATTCTCGGTAGCTGGCTTCTATGGAGGACAAAATGGATTCTTCCGTAATCAGTATGATGGCTCACATGCCGACCTTATCAATGAGTTTGGTGGTAAGGGACGTTTCCTTTGGCGTCCAACAGACAGACTTAACTTTGACTTCATTACTGACTATCAATATACTCGACAGAATGGCTTTCCATATGGTCAGGTGGTGACGAAAGACGACCTTTCTTCTGCTACAATCACCTCACCACTTTATGGATTGAAGGCTGGTACGCAATCGCCTAACCAAAATCGTCAAGGTAATTACCGCCGTAATATCATCAATACGGGAATGGGTATTAAGTATGCAGGAAACGGATTTGATATCAACTCGATGACTTCTTGGCAGTTCCTCCGTGACTATATGCTCATGGATATTGACTATCGTCCGCAGGACTTCATGCACCTTACACAACGTCAATTAGGGAATACCTTGACTGAGGAACTTTCAATCAAGAGCCGTAATAATAGTAAGTGGCATTGGACCTTTGGTGCTTTTGGTTCTTATCAGTGGTTGAAGACGACGGCTCCTGTTTATTTCGACCAAGACATGAACAGCTACCTGTCTAAGAAGATTACCGACTATGCGTATAACGGTATGCTCAATGCGATGGCAAAGGGTATGGCACAGAGGTTGATTGCAGGTGGAATGTCAGAGGAACTTGCCAACAAAACGGCACGCGCAAGCACTGCTGCGGCTATCGCTGCGGCAGGTGGTGTCAATATAAATATGACAATGGACCCTGTTCCGGGTGTCTTCCGTACGCCAACTCTCAACTTAGGTGTTTACCATGAGAGTAATATTGAACTTACTGATCGCTTGATGGCGACTTTGGGTTTGCGCTATGATTATTCGCGCGTAAGCATTGACTATGAGACATCTGCACGTGTAGCATTGCAGGAGAGTGTGATGGGCATAAACATTAATCCTGTTATCACCTCGGCATTGAAGCATAGTGAGCATGATAGTTTCAAACAGTTCCTTCCAAAACTTGGTTTGACTTATCGTCTTCAAGACGGTAGCAATGTCTATGCAACATGGTCAAAGGGCTATCGCGCAGGCGGTTATAACTTCGAAATGTTCTCTGATGTTTTACAGACTGAGACCTCACAAGCTGCTAACAAGGCACGTGCTGATGTGGATATTGCACATGACGAGGCTTACTATGAGCGCATTGCAAAGACAATCGAATATAAGCCAGAGACAAGCTGGAACTATGAGGTGGGAGCGCATCTCAATCTCTTGAACAACCAACTTCACCTTGACCTCGCTGCTTATTATATGCAGATTCGCAATCAGCAACTCTCTGTGAT
It encodes:
- a CDS encoding TonB-dependent receptor — its product is MIKSKLSIALLMATSLPIGMQANNIIESGDTSRVYDIDEVVVIDQPKEAFRLRQQPLSSTSFNGDLIRSLNVQDVRNLSVFVPSFSMPEYGSRYTSSIYMRGIGSRVYSPAVGIYVDGMPILSKSAFNFHTYDVDRVDVLHGPQGTLYGMNTEGGLIRLYSRNPFQYQGTDVKLSIGSKLHRQIEASHYEKLNDKMAFSVAGFYGGQNGFFRNQYDGSHADLINEFGGKGRFLWRPTDRLNFDFITDYQYTRQNGFPYGQVVTKDDLSSATITSPLYGLKAGTQSPNQNRQGNYRRNIINTGMGIKYAGNGFDINSMTSWQFLRDYMLMDIDYRPQDFMHLTQRQLGNTLTEELSIKSRNNSKWHWTFGAFGSYQWLKTTAPVYFDQDMNSYLSKKITDYAYNGMLNAMAKGMAQRLIAGGMSEELANKTARASTAAAIAAAGGVNINMTMDPVPGVFRTPTLNLGVYHESNIELTDRLMATLGLRYDYSRVSIDYETSARVALQESVMGININPVITSALKHSEHDSFKQFLPKLGLTYRLQDGSNVYATWSKGYRAGGYNFEMFSDVLQTETSQAANKARADVDIAHDEAYYERIAKTIEYKPETSWNYEVGAHLNLLNNQLHLDLAAYYMQIRNQQLSVMAGNYGFGRVMTNAGRSHSCGLEATLRGVALDNKLSYGLSYGFTSAQFDEYKDSIAGVGTVDYKDKRVPFVPQHTLGANTDYRIDVDPAALLDPSNRFHLRSVTVGLNLSAQGKTYWDEQNSIGQNFYAVLGAHADADFGPLHVNLWIRNLTDTKYNSFAVQSAATGTRYTFAQMGNPFQMGVDFRVHF